The following are encoded in a window of Castanea sativa cultivar Marrone di Chiusa Pesio chromosome 9, ASM4071231v1 genomic DNA:
- the LOC142608612 gene encoding protein ZW2-like, translating to MPDRSATGTQTNNADSLRTFLEGWMVRQEHYLDELLSAQQHCHDMQDEDIKELCSRMLAHYQEYFEAKSRIAQRDVFLAFSPTWLTSLERTFLWIAGFKPGMVFRIVTNSVLDMSEDQTQRMNRLMEETKLEERALKDELAKVHESVAGPTMLEAARRSGRLVAGEASEEETAMATLRVALESVVANADSLRMRTAVKVVEILRPAQKVRFFAGAAQLQLKIRSWGLQRQEGERQNQVGMNGRF from the coding sequence ATGCCTGATAGATCAGCCACAGGTACACAAACCAATAATGCTGATTCATTGAGAACCTTCCTGGAAGGCTGGATGGTCCGCcaagaacactaccttgatGAGCTTCTCTCAGCTCAGCAACACTGCCATGACATGCAAGACGAGGACATCAAAGAACTATGTTCACGTATGCTCGCCCATTACCAAGAATACTTCGAAGCCAAGTCAAGAATAGCTCAAAGGGATGTCTTCCTTGCTTTCTCTCCCACATGGCTAACCTCGTTGGAGCGAACCTTCCTCTGGATAGCTGGGTTTAAGCCCGGAATGGTCTTCAGAATCGTCACCAACTCGGTGCTTGACATGTCCGAAGACCAAACACAGAGAATGAATAGGTTGATGGAGGAGACCAAGTTGGAGGAACGTGCACTTAAAGATGAGCTAGCGAAGGTTCATGAAAGCGTGGCGGGTCCAACAATGTTGGAGGCCGCGAGACGTAGCGGGAGGTTAGTGGCCGGTGAAGCCAGTGAAGAGGAAACGGCTATGGCTACGTTGAGAGTGGCATTGGAGAGTGTGGTGGCCAATGCTGATTCGTTGAGGATGAGGACGGCGGTGAAAGTGGTGGAGATACTGAGGCCAGCTCAGAAGGTGAGGTTTTTTGCTGGGGCGGCTCAGCTTCAGCTAAAGATCAGGAGCTGGGGATTGCAGAGACAAGAAGGTGAAAGACAAAATCAAGTGGGGATGAATGGTAGGTTTTAA
- the LOC142609477 gene encoding uncharacterized protein LOC142609477 has protein sequence MSDPYEKAKGGRLTFKGGSLATRSKSIDKKKQKKKKKNKDKDPTNDEPILDMEAGIEDAVVAGGDESGQTGGVEYTIDAAKRMKYEQLFPVEAKKFSYDPKAKTKSIEDALDDRVKKKADRYCK, from the coding sequence ATGTCGGACCCATATGAGAAAGCAAAAGGAGGGAGATTGACCTTCAAAGGGGGAAGTCTCGCCACTCGCAGCAAATCCATTGATAAGAAgaaacagaagaaaaagaagaagaacaaggatAAGGACCCCACGAACGATGAACCTATTTTAGACATGGAGGCAGGGATTGAGGATGCAGTGGTTGCAGGTGGCGATGAATCTGGACAGACAGGAGGAGTAGAATACACGATTGATGCTGCCAAGCGCATGAAGTATGAGCAGCTCTTCCCAGTTGAGGCCAAGAAGTTCAGTTACGATCCAAAGGCCAAAACCAAGTCTATTGAGGACGCTCTTGATGACCGTGTCAAGAAGAAGGCTGATCGTTACtgtaaataa